The Acanthochromis polyacanthus isolate Apoly-LR-REF ecotype Palm Island chromosome 10, KAUST_Apoly_ChrSc, whole genome shotgun sequence genome includes the window TATTTAATTTCTGTAGTAAGTACAAGTGAAAtgttactttccaccactgctaATCAGAACCCCTTAGCACATTTTAGGTATGTCTgggaatatttttaatttaggaGATGACAAACAAAAAGTTGAATCAAGTTTTTTACTGCAATGTTTTAAAGGATTCAAAGAATTCCATTGACTACATAAATACATCTGTAATTATCTTTTGAAATGAtcatctgtttttgaataataaacacaaaaaatatatatatatatatattttatttcactgtttgttACATTGACAAGTGTAAAGTGGCAACAGTCAAATAAAGTTGCTTTAAATTACTTTCTTGAAATGCATCATTACTGTTCATCACATATGTGGAAATTGAACACACCAGTTAATCAGTTGGCACAACAGAGGGGCACAGATTTGTAAGGGCACACGCTACTCTCACTATTTTGTCCAGAGTAGTGTAGTCTGTATCATCAGTGGAGAGGAGACTAATGGGCACCGGTCCCTTCAGCATCTTGTACTTGGAGCGAGCTTGGCCAATGACCCTCTCGACGTGGATGCGGACTGCTGCAAGTCTCCTGGTGTCTTCCAGCTCAGCTGCGCCCAGTTGTTTTTTGCCTCGTGTGAACGCAGGGATTTCAACCTTTGCACAGTACAGGCCAACTTGGTTCTGGATGGTGAAACCACGGTCGGCAAGGACTACATCTCCAGGCTGAAGGTGATCCAAAAAGCCACTGTTAGCTGTAATGTGGGCATCTGTACTTCTTCCTCCCCAGCCCTTTGAGATGAAAGAGATGACACCTTGTGGAGTGATGCTGATCAGATATTTCATGGTGTTGTGGGATTTATATTGAGAATATGTTTGAGCCCTTGCCTTTAAATCTTTTGGTTTATCAATAAATATCTCAAAACAATCAATAACTGACATGCAATGTTTGAAGGACTTTCTGAAGCACATTGGCATAGATGTTTGGACGTGCTCCCTCTTGGGCCACAATACACAAGCTGGAACTAAGATCTCATTCAGAACATTAATCACATAAGTAAAAACTCTTGACACAGTTGAAGTATGAACACcaaaaagataagataaaaatgATGCAGTTAAATTTTCTTTGAGACGCATTATTGTAATGAGTAGCTGCTGGAAACCTGTCAGGTGTGGCGtgtctttgagaaatggctttacAAGGTCAAAAATGGCCATGAACACGTCATAACTGTGTAGTCCAGCGAGTGTTTTTAGTTTGTCTAGGTTTTCAAGGCTTTTTTGTTGAAAGAAGTCCAAGTCTAGCTTCTCTTTAAGTTCAAATGTCTCACTACGCAAAAGTTGACACTCTTGTTGAAGAATCTCAATGTCTTCTCCGCTGAGGCTGGTTTGGCACATAATCTCATTTGAAATGTTGTCGCACACTGCCACTGCATTTTCAGTGTCCTCTTCAAACTCAGGTACTGTGGTTGAGAGACTGAGGAGCGTCCTGGCAGCTTCATTTCTTGATGacatctgcagctttttttcttcagtttttgtcgCAAGTCATATTTCTTGACAATGTCCTGAGCACGTCTTTTTGCTGGGGACTTGGTATGGGCAAAAATTGATGGCACATAATCAGGGGACAAGGGGTCCTCGCTCTTTTTTCCTGGAATAAATAAGTCAACAAAGGTAATATCAGCAAAGGTTCTGTACAACGATCACAACCTGTGCATTGTCATAATTGTATGAcatatattgaaaaaaacaaacaaatctgtaCAAGAGTGAGCAAAAGTGTTTGAGTTGAGACCAATTAAGGTGCTCAATTGGGATCGaatgcaaatgaaaaaacaaaaaaccttgccatactgttgtttgtgttgtggcAAATAGATGATCCGAGGCActctgattaaataaaaattctgtatTGAAATGAAAACGTTTCAACAaaggatttttatttaatcattgcCTCGGATCATTTGTTTTCCACGACACATTCAACAGTATGGCAGgcaatatttttgttctttaaatttGTACAAGGTTaagtttagttatttttttatgaagTGTACATATCTTATCAATATTCAGTCAATATTGATAAGGTACATGAAGTAAACGTTCTCCAAATCGTTTCTCCCCAAAAATAGATCAAATGTACTTGGGGATATGAACATAGATGATGAAGGAATTAGCAAGCTAATTTAGCTAGCTAAGTTAGCAGTCTAAAGTGTTAGGTATTTGTTGGTGATAACGATCAGGAAGTATTTTCCTGAAAGTTGCTtaactttttttgcattttatatctTGTGTAAACTGTAAGTGTTAATCTTCTTACCTTGTACAAAGTGTTCGCTGCAAATTCTTGAATATTTTGACGGCTGCCAGTTCTTCCGATTGATAGTTGCTATCCATCTTCGTCGTCTGTCTTTATCAAGAGGTATCCGATAAAAAGACAAGTTTTGCTTGCACCCCTGCCTATTTGTGCAGCCGACAGCACAGCAAGCGATTACCATTTTTGTGAAGTGGATAAAACCCAAGCAAAATAGCCTACGGTTGTTTTCTTTACAAGAGATTTGTGTTTGGTGGGAAGACAGGCGGCTCCGTGTTGACGTCCACTCAGACAGCGGGGGCGTTCCTATACGAAGCGTGACGTCACACGCAAAGGGTCAATATCAGGATACCCAATATATAtctcaataatttaaaaactcCTCTAAAGTGCTTCAAGAATGTGTCATTCACATCTTTTGATGCATGACACCAGTATGATAGTTTAAGTCATCCCTGCAGCACTTCTCCACATTAAACGTTCCTGTTTGTAATATATTCATCAGTGGTTTCTGTTGGAATTGTTTCTATTCAATTTGCATGGAATAAAGGGGAAAAACTGCCCATGTCATGCATTCCTACTGATTACACATGCAAGGAAGGAGCATATTCACGCTTACTTACCAATAACTTTTCCCTTTCCACTTAAAATCAAACAGGAACACTGCTTCAGTGTCATCATAGTGCCTCAAATGAAGGGGGTGGTCCTGTTTGAGAAGGTTGCCACGGTATTCAAGCACAAAATCTTCTTTTCTGAAAGCCTCAGTAGCAAAAACACCCCGACCTTCAAAATAAGGAAAAGCAAACACCATATCAATATTTTTCATCTACTACAGCAGCCTGCCATATTTTAAATCAGAAGAGTCGTGGTTTCCAAATGGTGGGCCATCAGAAAAGTCCTAGTGTGCCTTGGAAGTTTTCAAAACCAGAGTATTACTAAATTCACAATTATACAACAAGTAATGAATAGAagtgtggacattttttgatcACAAGATACATCCTAATGCAGACATGAAGACTGCATTGATATAGAGACAGGGCATGACCTTGtagcagggaaaaaaaatactgggtGGGCAGCAGGGTGGAGTTATTTCTCTGAGCATCTGATTCATTAATACAGGTATGTACAGaaattttaaccaaatattacCAAAATGGTTCAAAAAATACTGCATGATCCAGCTCTCCCAATCCACATAGCCTGATGAGATATGCATCAGATGCAATGCTGacttaatacaaaaaaatacccataaatcaaattaaaaatctaaaaactaaCCTTTGTGCAGATTGATAAAACGCTCTTCGAGTCCAGCCTTATCAATTTTCGAGTGAATGTGTTGCTCTGCATCTTGTTGTGGAGTGACTCGTTTTCTCTTCCTCACTCTTCCAATGTGAGCCATCTCATCTGTTGGAGAGGAGACTTTTATTAATGAGAATCACCAAGATTAGTTAACAGATTCTCAGTTAACTAACATGTACCATTGTGAAGTCAAACTTGAATGTGTGGGTGTGGCTGTTGGTGTCAGTGGTGATTGACAGCTCATGGGCACAGGTGGGTTGATCACCTCATAGTGCAGCTTCATTTCACAGGTGTTAAGTGTTGGTTGATTAGTGGCACAAAGAAACAGCACTCACAGAGTCATGAAGCCTGCTGAGAGTCCAGAGAGGCAGCCGGTAAGAGTTTAATCACTCTTTTAGCAAGTTGGGTTTTTCGGTGTGAAGTTGAGGTTGGTGTGTTAGTTTTTTGATTTGTGTgagtgtttaaatgtttgtggCACACAGCATCTGCTTGTGAATGAATGGATTTGCGGTTTTGTCTCGTAGTTCTTGCTTGGCACAGTGGATGGATTGAGATTTTAGATTGGAGTTTATGCGCAgatgtaaatttaaatgtca containing:
- the LOC127535661 gene encoding uncharacterized protein LOC127535661, whose amino-acid sequence is MSSRNEAARTLLSLSTTVPEFEEDTENAVAVCDNISNEIMCQTSLSGEDIEILQQECQLLRSETFELKEKLDLDFFQQKSLENLDKLKTLAGLHSYDVFMAIFDLVKPFLKDTPHLTGFQQLLITIMRLKENLTASFLSYLFGVHTSTVSRVFTYVINVLNEILVPACVLWPKREHVQTSMPMCFRKSFKHCMSVIDCFEIFIDKPKDLKARAQTYSQYKSHNTMKYLISITPQGVISFISKGWGGRSTDAHITANSGFLDHLQPGDVVLADRGFTIQNQVGLYCAKVEIPAFTRGKKQLGAAELEDTRRLAAVRIHVERVIGQARSKYKMLKGPVPISLLSTDDTDYTTLDKIVRVACALTNLCPSVVPTD